Proteins encoded together in one Lutra lutra chromosome 4, mLutLut1.2, whole genome shotgun sequence window:
- the SLC2A1 gene encoding solute carrier family 2, facilitated glucose transporter member 1, giving the protein MEPSSKKLTGRLMLAVGGAVLGSLQFGYNTGVINAPQKVIEEFYNQTWIHRYGERISSATLTTLWSLSVAIFSVGGMIGSFSVGLFVNRFGRRNSMLMMNLLAFVSSVLMGFSKLGKSFEMLILGRFIIGVYCGLTTGFVPMYVGEVSPTALRGALGTLHQLGIVVGILIAQVFGLDSIMGNEDLWPLLLSVIFIPALVQCVLLPFCPESPRFLLINRNEENRAKSVLKKLRGTADVTRDLQEMKEESRQMMREKKVTILELFRSPAYRQPILIAVVLQLSQQLSGINAVFYYSTSIFEKAGVQQPVYATIGSGIVNTAFTVVSLFVVERAGRRTLHLIGLAGMAGCAVLMTIALALLEQLPWMSYLSIVAIFGFVAFFEVGPGPIPWFIVAELFSQGPRPAAIAVAGFSNWTSNFIVGMCFQYVEQLCGPYVFIIFTVLLVLFFIFTYFKVPETKGRTFDEIASGFRQGGASQSDKTPEELFHPLGADSQV; this is encoded by the exons ATGGAGCCCAGCAGCAAG AAGCTGACGGGCCGTCTCATGTTGGCCGTGGGAGGGGCAGTGCTCGGCTCCCTACAGTTTGGCTACAACACTGGAGTCATCAATGCCCCGCAGAAG GTGATCGAGGAGTTCTACAACCAGACATGGATCCACCGCTATGGGGAGCGCATCTCGTCGGCCACGCTCACCACCCTGTGGTCCCTCTCTGTGGCCATTTTCTCTGTAGGAGGCATGATTGGCTCCTTCTCTGTGGGCCTTTTTGTTAACCGCTTTGGCCG GCGGAACTCCATGCTGATGATGAACCTGCTGGCCTTCGTGTCCTCTGTGCTCATGGGCTTCTCGAAACTGGGCAAGTCCTTTGAGATGCTCATCCTGGGCCGCTTCATCATTGGTGTGTACTGTGGCCTGACCACAGGCTTCGTGCCCATGTACGTGGGGGAGGTGTCCCCTACGGCCCTCCGCGGGGCCCTGGGCACCCTGCACCAGCTGGGCATCGTCGTCGGCATCCTCATTGCCCAG GTGTTCGGCCTGGACTCCATCATGGGCAACGAGGACCTGTGGCCCCTGCTGCTGAGCGTCATCTTCATCCCGGCCCTGGTGCAGTGCGtcctgcttcccttctgccccGAGAGCCCCCGCTTCCTGCTCATCAACCGCAACGAGGAGAACCGGGCCAAGAGTG TGCTGAAGAAGCTGCGCGGCACGGCTGATGTGACCCGCGACCTGCAGGAGATGAAGGAGGAGAGTCGGCAGATGATGCGGGAGAAGAAGGTCACCATCCTGGAGCTGTTCCGCTCGCCCGCCTACCGCCAGCCCATCCTCATCGCTGTGGTGCTGCAGCTGTCCCAGCAGCTGTCAGGCATCAATGCT GTGTTCTATTACTCCACGAGCATCTTTGAAAAGGCAGGGGTGCAGCAGCCTGTGTACGCCACCATCGGCTCCGGCATCGTCAACACCGCCTTCACTGTCGTGTCG CTGTTTGTGGTAGAGCGCGCTGGCCGCCGGACCCTGCACCTCATCGGCCTGGCCGGCATGGCAGGCTGTGCCGTGCTCATGACCATCGCGCTGGCGTTGCTG GAACAGCTGCCCTGGATGTCCTATCTCAGCATCGTGGCCATCTTTGGCTTTGTGGCCTTCTTCGAAGTGGGCCCTGGCCCCATCCCGTGGTTCATTGTGGCTGAACTCTTCAGCCAGGGTCCTCGCCCAGCTGCCATTGCTGTTGCTGGCTTCTCCAACTGGACTTCAAATTTCATTGTGGGCATGTGCTTTCAGTATGTCGAG CAACTGTGTGGGCCGTATGTCTTCATCATCTTCACCGTGCTACTggttctcttcttcatcttcaccTACTTCAAAGTGCCTGAGACGAAAGGCCGGACCTTTGACGAGATTGCTTCCGGTTTCCGGCAGGGGGGAGCCAGCCAAAGTGACAAGACACCCGAGGAGCTCTTCCACCCCCTGGGAGCTGATTCCCAAGTGTGA